A window from Seriola aureovittata isolate HTS-2021-v1 ecotype China chromosome 14, ASM2101889v1, whole genome shotgun sequence encodes these proteins:
- the LOC130181667 gene encoding probable E3 ubiquitin-protein ligase TRIML1 encodes MLASGVTTLNNVDHETLEKQQESLKKQREAVKYRLKKLAARQSEITKKSTVIRENIIRKYREIQAVLDEDLRITLSHLEMEERAAVSALDGLMERNCSLIQEIEQDLARLTVALDQTDTEPDSMSFFSYPEQQDMETVDRVMDLLNRTDPSSVSLDEAKAEQILSLTNNMLLLICSQTPIIKKLIKSYSSEVCLDPQTAHPKLIISHQGDSATYTDTWQQLQDLPGRFDTTLNVISLQGFTFGRHYWEIDVTGKTYWELGVTYPKIPRKGTTEDCWLGRGEESWCVEFFDGEYTAWHGGVPHQLPFTKRFSRIGILCSFPAGSVTFLEADKMTPLFSFCAGTFSDCLHLALCPGHDHNGANAKPIVICNAPSPTSDL; translated from the exons ATGCTTGCCTCTGGAGTCACAACACTGAACAACGTCGATCAT GAGACATTAGAAAAGCAACAGGAGAGTCTAAAGAAGCAAAGAGAAGCAGTGAAATACAGACTGAAGAAACTGGCAGCACGGCAATCAGAAATCACT AAAAAGTCCACAGTGATAAGGGAGAATATCATAAGGAAATATCGGGAGATCCAGGCCGTTCTGGACGAGGACTTGAGGATTACCCTGTCCCATCTGGAGATGGAGGAGCGGGCTGCGGTCTCTGCTCTGGATGGACTGATGGAGAGGAACTGTTCTCTAATCCAGGAGATAGAGCAGGACCTGGCCAGACTCACTGTGGCCCTAGACCAGACCGATACAGAGCCTGATTCAATG TCTTTCTTTTCATACCCTGAACAGCAAGACATGGAGACAGTGGACAG AGTGATGGATCTGCTCAACAGGACTGATCCGAGCAGTGTGAGCCTGGACGAGGCTAAAGCTGAACAGATCCTCAGCCTCACCAACAACATGCTTCTGCTTATCTGCTCGCAAACACCTATAATCAAGAAACTCATCAAGAGTT ATTCCAGTGAGGTGTGTCTGGATCCACAGACGGCCCACCCAAAGCTGATCATCTCCCACCAAGGTGACAGTGCCACCTACACGGACACCTGGCAGCAACTTCAGGATCTCCCTGGACGCTTTGACACCACCCTCAATGTCATCAGCTTGCAAGGCTTCACCTTTGGTCGCCATTACTGGGAGATTGATGTGACTGGGAAGACCTACTGGGAGCTAGGTGTTACCTACCCCAAAATTCCTCGCAAGGGAACCACTGAGGATTGCTGGCTGGGCCGTGGGGAGGAGTCTTGGTGCGTTGAGTTTTTTGATGGGGAGTATACAGCCTGGCATGGAGGGGTGCCCCATCAGTTGCCTTTCACAAAACGCTTCTCTCGGATTGGTATATTGTGTAGTTTCCCTGCAGGATCGGTGACATTTCTCGAGGCAGACAAAATGACGCCGCTGTTCTCGTTCTGTGCAGGAACCTTCTCAGACTGCCTCCACCTGGCCCTGTGCCCTGGCCATGACCACAATGGCGCCAATGCAAAGCCTATTGTAATCTGTAATGCTCCATCTCCAACCAGTGATCTCTGA